The following are encoded in a window of Paraburkholderia hospita genomic DNA:
- a CDS encoding VOC family protein, with protein sequence MHKQIYVNLAVNSVEKSKAFFSQLGFTFEPKFTNEQAACMVIGENIYAMLLAKDFFQTFTNRTLCNPKESTEALICLSCDSRAQVDDLADKALAAGGALSRPAQDHGFMYERSIEDIDGHIWELVYMDPNAAMPAADAS encoded by the coding sequence ATGCACAAGCAAATCTATGTGAACCTCGCCGTGAACAGCGTGGAGAAATCGAAGGCGTTCTTCTCGCAACTCGGCTTCACGTTCGAACCGAAATTCACCAATGAGCAGGCGGCCTGCATGGTGATCGGCGAAAACATCTACGCGATGCTGCTCGCGAAGGACTTTTTCCAGACCTTCACGAACAGGACGCTGTGCAATCCGAAGGAGAGCACGGAAGCGCTGATCTGCCTGTCGTGCGACAGCCGCGCGCAAGTCGACGATCTGGCCGATAAGGCGCTCGCCGCAGGCGGCGCGTTGTCGCGCCCGGCGCAGGACCACGGCTTCATGTACGAGCGCAGCATCGAGGATATCGACGGGCATATCTGGGAACTCGTGTACATGGACCCGAACGCCGCGATGCCAGCGGCCGACGCGTCTTGA
- a CDS encoding DUF1330 domain-containing protein: protein MSKGYWVTLYRKTNDPAALAAYAQLALPAVTAAGGKFLVRGLAEEVREQGLKDRTVVIEFPTYEQAVAAYDSEAYKKALAALGNAVERDLRIVRGAE, encoded by the coding sequence ATGAGCAAGGGATACTGGGTCACTCTCTACCGCAAGACGAACGATCCGGCGGCGCTGGCCGCATATGCACAACTGGCGTTGCCGGCCGTCACGGCCGCGGGCGGCAAGTTTCTCGTGCGCGGTCTCGCCGAGGAAGTGCGTGAACAGGGCCTGAAGGACCGCACCGTCGTGATCGAATTCCCGACCTACGAGCAGGCCGTCGCGGCCTACGACAGCGAGGCGTACAAGAAGGCGCTGGCCGCGCTGGGGAATGCCGTCGAGCGCGATCTGCGCATCGTGCGCGGCGCGGAGTGA
- a CDS encoding RNA polymerase sigma factor — translation MTTAATHRAIEAVWRIESAKVIAHVARIVRDVGVAEELAQDALVAALETWPDAGVPDNPGAWLMATAKNRALDRWRQDALHARKHEELGADMDAREAHIVPDFVDALDAARADDIGDDLLRLVFTACHPVLSKDARVALTLRLLGGLTTDEIARAFLVPEPTIAQRIVRAKKTLSAAKVPFEVPQANDRAVRLASVLEVIYLIFNEGYSATAGDDWMRPTLCEEALRLGRVLAGLMPDESEVHGLVALMEIQASRMHARVDAQGRPVLLLDQDRSRWDPLLIRRGLSALARSEALGGMSGPYTLQAALAACHARARTAAETDWVQIVALYDALAEVAPSPVVDLNRAVAVGMAYGPMAALELVDALADEPSLKNYHWLPSVRGDLLAKLARNDEARAEFERAASMTRNARERELLLERAREMGGAPGRMQ, via the coding sequence GTGACGACGGCTGCGACCCATCGTGCCATCGAGGCAGTCTGGCGGATCGAATCCGCGAAGGTCATCGCCCACGTCGCGCGGATCGTGCGCGATGTCGGCGTGGCGGAAGAACTCGCGCAGGACGCGCTGGTGGCTGCGCTCGAAACCTGGCCCGACGCGGGCGTGCCGGACAATCCTGGAGCATGGCTGATGGCGACGGCGAAGAACCGCGCGCTCGACCGCTGGCGCCAGGATGCGCTGCACGCGCGCAAGCACGAGGAACTCGGCGCCGACATGGACGCGCGCGAGGCGCATATCGTGCCCGATTTCGTCGATGCACTCGACGCCGCGCGCGCCGATGACATCGGCGACGATCTGCTGCGGCTGGTGTTCACCGCCTGTCATCCCGTGCTGTCGAAGGACGCGCGTGTTGCGCTGACGTTGCGCCTGCTCGGCGGCCTGACGACGGATGAAATCGCGCGCGCGTTTCTCGTGCCCGAGCCGACCATCGCGCAGCGTATCGTGCGCGCCAAGAAGACGCTGTCGGCGGCGAAGGTGCCGTTCGAAGTGCCGCAGGCGAACGATCGCGCGGTGCGGCTCGCGTCGGTGCTCGAAGTGATTTATCTGATCTTCAACGAAGGCTATTCGGCGACGGCGGGCGACGACTGGATGCGCCCAACGCTGTGCGAGGAAGCGCTGCGCCTGGGCCGCGTGCTCGCGGGCCTGATGCCCGACGAAAGCGAAGTGCACGGCCTGGTCGCGCTGATGGAGATTCAAGCGTCGCGCATGCACGCGCGCGTTGACGCGCAGGGAAGGCCCGTGCTGTTGCTCGATCAGGATCGCAGCCGTTGGGACCCGCTGCTGATCCGTCGCGGACTGAGCGCGCTTGCGCGCTCGGAAGCGCTCGGCGGGATGAGCGGTCCGTACACGCTGCAGGCCGCACTTGCCGCGTGTCATGCGCGCGCCCGCACGGCGGCGGAAACGGATTGGGTGCAGATCGTCGCGCTCTACGATGCGCTCGCCGAGGTCGCGCCGTCGCCGGTGGTCGATCTGAACCGGGCGGTTGCCGTCGGCATGGCGTATGGCCCGATGGCCGCGCTCGAACTCGTCGACGCGCTCGCCGACGAGCCTTCGCTGAAAAACTATCACTGGCTGCCGAGCGTGCGCGGCGATCTGCTCGCCAAGCTCGCTCGCAACGACGAAGCGCGCGCAGAATTCGAGCGCGCCGCATCGATGACGCGCAATGCGCGCGAACGCGAACTGCTGCTCGAGCGCGCGCGTGAAATGGGCGGCGCGCCCGGTCGCATGCAGTAG
- a CDS encoding DUF1427 family protein encodes MKPYIVSLAAGVVVGLLYNIVDVKSPAPPIVALLGLLGMVAGEHAIPFVRSLLTHVTS; translated from the coding sequence ATGAAGCCGTATATCGTGTCGCTGGCGGCGGGTGTCGTCGTCGGACTGCTGTACAACATCGTCGATGTGAAATCGCCCGCGCCGCCCATCGTCGCGCTGCTCGGCCTGCTCGGCATGGTCGCGGGCGAGCATGCGATTCCGTTCGTGCGCTCGCTGCTCACTCACGTGACGAGCTAA
- a CDS encoding YciI family protein yields MRFMIMVKATADSEAGKMPDEALMASMATYHEALQKAGVLLDASGLQPSAKGWRVRYAGGKRTVTEGPFAETKELIAGYTVIQVRSRDEAMEWARRFPAPFGEQADGEIEVRQMFDLDDFEPSQSTERFRKIEGANH; encoded by the coding sequence ATGCGATTCATGATCATGGTGAAGGCCACGGCCGACAGCGAAGCCGGCAAGATGCCGGACGAAGCACTGATGGCGTCGATGGCGACGTATCACGAAGCGTTGCAGAAGGCGGGCGTGCTGCTCGACGCATCCGGCCTGCAGCCCAGCGCGAAAGGCTGGCGCGTGCGCTATGCGGGCGGCAAGCGCACCGTCACGGAAGGACCGTTTGCGGAAACGAAAGAGCTGATCGCGGGCTACACCGTGATTCAGGTGCGATCGCGCGACGAAGCGATGGAATGGGCGCGGCGCTTTCCTGCGCCGTTCGGCGAACAGGCCGACGGCGAAATCGAAGTGCGTCAGATGTTCGACCTCGACGACTTCGAGCCGAGCCAGTCGACGGAACGCTTTCGCAAGATCGAAGGCGCGAACCACTGA
- a CDS encoding quinone oxidoreductase family protein gives MKAIQFNSFGGPEVLDLVDLPTPTANADSAIVQVKAASVNPSDVKNLSGHFGHTTLPRIPGRDFSGVVTEGPAEWIGAEVWGTGGDIGFTRDGTHAQFIKIPVGALSRKPRTLTHEQASAIGVNFVVAWLGVVDYAQLVAGETVAVIGASGGVGGAVVQIAKSRGCKVIAVDRHEPDADSPAGRLLDHYVPFDEQAAERVKELGGADVVYDAVGGVAFETALKLAKWRGRVVEISATGKRRVEFDLIDFYHNETQLFGADSAKLGVADSARLMTELASVFDSGALQAPSIAQTFPLEQARDAYAAVAGGTRGRVVITM, from the coding sequence ATGAAAGCGATCCAGTTCAACTCTTTTGGCGGTCCCGAAGTCCTTGACCTCGTCGACCTGCCGACACCCACCGCCAACGCCGACAGCGCGATCGTGCAGGTAAAAGCAGCCTCGGTGAATCCGAGCGACGTGAAAAACCTCTCAGGCCATTTCGGCCACACAACGCTGCCGCGCATCCCCGGCCGCGACTTCAGCGGCGTCGTGACGGAAGGCCCCGCCGAATGGATCGGCGCGGAAGTATGGGGCACAGGCGGCGACATCGGCTTCACGCGCGACGGCACGCACGCGCAGTTCATCAAGATCCCCGTCGGCGCGTTGTCGCGCAAGCCGCGCACGCTCACGCACGAACAGGCGTCGGCGATCGGCGTGAACTTCGTGGTCGCGTGGCTCGGCGTCGTCGATTATGCACAGCTCGTCGCGGGCGAAACAGTGGCCGTGATCGGCGCGAGCGGTGGTGTCGGCGGCGCGGTCGTGCAGATCGCGAAGTCGCGCGGCTGCAAGGTGATCGCCGTCGATCGGCATGAGCCTGACGCGGACTCGCCCGCAGGCCGTCTGCTCGACCACTATGTACCGTTCGACGAGCAAGCCGCGGAACGCGTGAAAGAACTCGGCGGCGCCGATGTCGTGTATGACGCCGTTGGCGGCGTCGCGTTCGAAACGGCGCTGAAGCTCGCGAAGTGGCGCGGCCGGGTCGTCGAAATCAGCGCGACGGGCAAGCGGCGCGTCGAGTTCGACCTGATCGACTTCTATCACAACGAGACGCAGCTGTTCGGCGCGGACAGCGCCAAGCTCGGCGTCGCGGATTCCGCACGCCTGATGACGGAACTGGCCAGCGTGTTCGACAGCGGCGCGTTGCAGGCGCCGTCGATCGCGCAGACCTTTCCGCTCGAACAGGCACGCGACGCTTACGCGGCAGTTGCAGGCGGCACGCGCGGGCGCGTCGTCATCACGATGTGA
- a CDS encoding porin, whose translation MKKILIATAVAASFASIAHAQSSVTLYGTLDTSITYTSNVNGGHQWAVGSGSTDENRFGLRGVEDLGGGLKTIFTLEEGFDTNNGAQASQGKMFSRQSFVGLSSQFGTVTLGRQYDAMQHFVSPLSATGSWGGANFAHYGNLDHLDKNSQDAASNSIKFASANYSGFSFGGTYSFSNSSQFANNRAYSVGAGYENAGLRVGAGYAQQNNPNATSGGAYNNLDLNNIGLTGVSFRQRQFGAGATYAFGPALFGIVWTQARLDNVTGGTGSVHTNNYEANATYNLTPALGLGIAYTYSNGAAEDAHFHANQVGLKGDYSLSKRTDVYVQGTYQETSAPAGSTINAVIDNGSATGVSSTHRQGVASVGLRHRF comes from the coding sequence ATGAAGAAGATTCTGATCGCGACGGCAGTGGCTGCCTCGTTCGCCTCGATCGCACACGCACAAAGCAGCGTCACGCTGTACGGCACGCTGGACACGTCGATCACCTACACGAGCAACGTCAATGGCGGCCACCAGTGGGCAGTCGGCAGCGGCTCGACCGATGAAAACCGCTTCGGCCTGCGCGGCGTCGAAGACCTCGGCGGCGGCCTGAAGACCATCTTCACGTTGGAAGAAGGCTTCGACACGAACAACGGCGCACAGGCGTCGCAAGGCAAGATGTTCTCGCGTCAGTCGTTCGTCGGCCTGTCGAGCCAGTTTGGCACGGTCACGCTGGGCCGTCAGTACGACGCGATGCAGCACTTCGTGTCGCCGCTGTCCGCAACGGGCAGCTGGGGCGGCGCGAACTTCGCCCATTACGGCAACCTCGATCACCTCGACAAGAACAGCCAGGACGCAGCCAGCAACTCGATCAAGTTCGCGAGCGCCAACTACTCGGGCTTCTCGTTCGGCGGCACCTACTCGTTCTCGAACAGCTCGCAGTTCGCCAACAACCGCGCGTACAGCGTCGGTGCGGGCTACGAAAACGCAGGCCTGCGTGTCGGCGCGGGCTACGCGCAGCAGAACAACCCGAATGCCACGTCCGGCGGCGCCTACAACAACCTCGATCTGAACAATATCGGTCTGACGGGCGTGTCGTTCCGCCAGCGCCAGTTCGGCGCGGGCGCAACCTACGCGTTCGGCCCGGCACTGTTCGGCATCGTATGGACGCAAGCTCGCCTCGACAACGTGACGGGCGGCACGGGTTCCGTTCATACCAACAACTACGAAGCCAACGCCACGTACAACCTGACGCCCGCACTGGGTCTGGGCATTGCCTACACGTACTCGAACGGCGCGGCTGAAGATGCGCACTTCCACGCGAACCAGGTCGGCCTGAAGGGCGACTACTCGCTGTCGAAGCGCACGGACGTGTACGTGCAAGGCACGTATCAGGAAACGAGCGCGCCGGCTGGCTCGACGATCAACGCAGTGATCGACAACGGCAGCGCGACGGGCGTTTCGTCGACGCACCGCCAGGGCGTCGCATCCGTTGGTCTGCGTCACCGCTTCTAA
- a CDS encoding DUF429 domain-containing protein translates to MREKTKDLVGVDGCKGGWYAVRQHARTGAIETRICASFAGLLAWAPAPAIVAVDMPIGLASTGYRACDAEARQRLKWPRSASVFQTPVRQTLGIREYRTACDLNREATGKGISQQAFNILGKIAEVDTSLRASKSDASRVFEVHPELAFMQLQIEQGGEAAGLKEGKTSEVGHAKRKALLDPIFGATLQTALDERVARHAQKDDVLDAFAVLWSARRIEADSAVMLPDDEPRDGALLPMVIRY, encoded by the coding sequence ATGCGTGAGAAGACAAAAGACCTGGTGGGTGTGGACGGCTGCAAGGGCGGCTGGTACGCCGTCAGGCAGCACGCCCGGACGGGCGCGATCGAGACGCGAATCTGCGCTTCGTTTGCCGGGTTGCTTGCGTGGGCGCCGGCGCCCGCCATCGTGGCCGTCGATATGCCGATCGGCCTGGCATCAACGGGCTATCGCGCGTGCGATGCCGAAGCGAGGCAGCGTCTGAAGTGGCCGCGCAGTGCGTCGGTGTTTCAGACGCCTGTGCGTCAGACGCTCGGCATCAGGGAGTATCGAACGGCGTGCGATCTGAACCGGGAAGCAACGGGCAAGGGAATCTCGCAACAGGCCTTCAACATTCTCGGCAAGATCGCCGAAGTCGATACGTCGTTGCGTGCCAGCAAGAGCGATGCTTCGCGTGTGTTCGAGGTGCATCCGGAGCTTGCCTTCATGCAGCTTCAGATCGAGCAAGGCGGCGAAGCGGCCGGCCTCAAAGAGGGCAAAACGTCAGAAGTCGGGCATGCGAAAAGAAAAGCCTTGCTCGACCCTATCTTCGGCGCCACGTTGCAGACCGCGCTTGACGAACGTGTTGCCCGGCACGCGCAGAAAGACGACGTGCTCGATGCCTTTGCGGTGCTATGGAGCGCGCGCCGTATCGAGGCGGACAGCGCCGTCATGTTGCCCGATGATGAGCCGCGCGACGGCGCGCTTCTGCCGATGGTGATCCGCTACTGA
- a CDS encoding YciI family protein produces the protein MSYMLLIVEPTEQREERGEFAGRAVYDRMLKYRAGLQSRGQLIAAESLSPVKKGVRLEKRDGQTRLIDGPFAEAKEMVGGFFLLNVDTYEEALALAKECPAAEWCTIEIRKVAPCYEY, from the coding sequence ATGTCTTACATGCTGCTCATCGTCGAACCCACCGAGCAACGCGAGGAACGCGGCGAATTCGCTGGCCGCGCCGTCTACGACCGCATGCTCAAATACCGCGCCGGGTTGCAGTCGCGCGGCCAGCTGATCGCAGCCGAATCGCTGTCGCCTGTCAAAAAGGGTGTGCGCCTCGAAAAGCGCGACGGACAGACCCGCCTGATCGACGGGCCGTTTGCCGAAGCGAAGGAAATGGTCGGTGGCTTCTTTCTGTTGAACGTCGACACCTACGAAGAAGCGCTCGCGCTGGCCAAAGAATGCCCCGCCGCCGAGTGGTGCACGATCGAAATCCGCAAGGTCGCGCCGTGCTACGAGTACTGA
- a CDS encoding glycine zipper 2TM domain-containing protein has protein sequence MLKCYIVRVAIAAAVLVPFVSGCTVGGAAAGGYVGHETTHSTVGTVGGAVAGGIIGHELGK, from the coding sequence ATGTTGAAGTGCTATATCGTCCGCGTCGCAATCGCAGCAGCGGTCCTGGTGCCGTTCGTGAGCGGATGCACCGTCGGCGGCGCGGCAGCGGGTGGCTATGTCGGCCATGAGACGACGCATAGCACCGTGGGCACGGTGGGTGGAGCCGTCGCGGGCGGGATCATCGGTCACGAGCTGGGCAAGTGA